A genomic region of Pseudopipra pipra isolate bDixPip1 chromosome 20, bDixPip1.hap1, whole genome shotgun sequence contains the following coding sequences:
- the HDHD3 gene encoding haloacid dehalogenase-like hydrolase domain-containing protein 3 has translation MLRLRLLTWDVKDTLLRLRRPVGQSYAAEARAQGLQVQPEALGRAFREAYGAQSRRFPNYGRGQGLSSRQWWVDVVKQAFVLSGVQDGAALTALAEKLYRDYCSSHNWELLPGAEETLSRCRQRGFRMGVVSNFDNRLENILSQCNLRHHFAFVLTSEAAGAAKPNRKIFEEALRLGGVPPEQAAHVGDDYTRDYRAARAVGMHSFLLHTAGHGPEPEVPPEHVLPTLSHLLARIEKG, from the coding sequence ATGCTCAGGCTGCGCCTGCTGACCTGGGATGTGAAGGACACTCTGCTGCGGCTGCGGCGGCCCGTGGGGCAGAGCTACGCGGCCGAGGCGCGGGcgcaggggctgcaggtgcagCCGGAGGCTCTGGGACGGGCGTTCCGGGAGGCCTACGGGGCCCAGAGCCGCCGCTTCCCCAACTACGGCCGGGGGCAGGGGCTCAGCTCCCGGCAGTGGTGGGTGGACGTGGTCAAACAGGCCTTCGTGCTCTCGGGGGTGCAGGACGGTGCAGCCCTGACGGCGCTGGCAGAGAAGCTCTACCGCGACTACTGCAGCTCCCAcaactgggagctgctgcccgGGGCCGAGGAGACCCTGAGCCGGTGCCGCCAGCGCGGCTTCCGCATGGGCGTCGTGTCCAACTTCGACAACCGGCTGGAAAACATCCTCTCGCAGTGCAACCTGCGGCACCACTTCGCGTTCGTGCTCACCTCCGAGGCCGCGGGGGCCGCCAAGCCCAACAGGAAGATCTTCGAGGAGGCCCTGCGGCTCGGGGGCGTCCCCCCGGAGCAGGCGGCTCACGTTGGGGATGATTACACCCGGGATTACCGGGCTGCCCGGGCCGTGGGCATGCACAGCTTCCTGCTCCACACGGCCGGGCACGGCCCGGAGCCCGAGGTGCCCCCCGAGCACGTCCTGCCCACCCTCAGCCACC